A stretch of the Capsicum annuum cultivar UCD-10X-F1 chromosome 10, UCD10Xv1.1, whole genome shotgun sequence genome encodes the following:
- the LOC107845117 gene encoding casparian strip membrane protein 1 translates to MEKSESTKVDVVENTKERKGKAPLLGTAAPVAATAAAASATHAKRSAKRGIAIFDLILRIAAFASALGATVAMATTDETLPFFTQFFQFEASYDDLPTFTFFVVGMGIVVAYLVLSVPFSIVCIVRPHAVVPRLLLIIFDTVIIALTTGAAGSAAAIVYLAHNGNQDANWLAICQQFGDFCQRASGAVVAAFVTVVILILLVVLSASSLRRH, encoded by the exons ATGGAGAAAAGTGAATCAACCAAAGTTGATGTTGTGGAAAACACCaaagaaaggaaaggaaaagcCCCACTATTGGGAACAGCTGCTCCTGTTGCTGCTACTGCTGCAGCTGCAAGTGCTACTCATGCAAAAAGAAGTGCTAAAAGAGGCATTGCAATTTTTGACCTCATTTTAAGAATAGCCGCTTTTGCGTCCGCATTAGGTGCTACTGTTGCAATGGCTACTACTGATGAAACTCTGCCCTTTTTCACTCAATTCTTTCAGTTCGAAGCTAGCTATGACGATCTTCCAACTTTCAC GTTTTTTGTGGTAGGAATGGGAATAGTTGTTGCCTACCTTGTCCTCTCTGTACCTTTTTCAATAGTGTGCATTGTTCGACCTCATGCGGTTGTACCCAGGCTACTACTCATTATATTTGATACG GTTATCATTGCATTGACAACCGGTGCAGCAGGATCAGCAGCAGCCATAGTATATTTGGCTCACAATGGAAACCAAGATGCAAATTGGCTAGCAATTTGCCAACAATTTGGCGATTTTTGCCAAAGGGCCAGTGGAGCCGTGGTGGCTGCCTTTGTCACGGTGGTTATCTTGATTCTCCTGGTCGTTCTGTCTGCTTCATCTCTTCGAAGACACTAA
- the LOC107843695 gene encoding small RNA-binding protein 11, chloroplastic, which translates to MQNSSPKTYFFNLIFSFHCLYHQHSKAMAALRKLLLPKNTSVVISTSPIYLSRRGIVSKLFVGGLSFYTTEKGLSEAFSQHGQVIEAKIVTDKVSERSKGFGFVTYASEDEAEKALQEMNGKPLNGRVIFVDYAKPKTDGGGMPIARGPPEPPVEQ; encoded by the exons ATGCAAAACTCAAGCCCAAAAACCTATTTCTTCAATTTGATATTCAGCTTTCATTGTCTTTACCATCAACACAGTAAAGCGATGGCTGCTTTGAGAAAATTATTATTACCCAAAAATACAAGTGTTGTAATATCAACCTCTCCAATTTACCTTTCTCGTAGAGGCATAGTTTCTAAGCTATTTGTTGGAg GACTCTCATTTTACACCACAGAGAAGGGACTGTCAGAGGCATTTTCTCAACATGGTCAAGTTATTGAAG CGAAAATAGTGACGGATAAAGTTTCAGAGAGATCCAAAGGTTTTGGATTTGTCACCTATGCATCTGAAGATGAAGCGGAGAAGGCGTTGCAAGAAATGAATGGCAAG CCTCTCAATGGACGCGTTATCTTTGTGGACTACGCGAAGCCTAAAACTGATGGGGGCGGTATGCCAATAGCCCGAGGTCCCCCCGAACCACCAGTAGAACAATGA
- the LOC107843696 gene encoding uncharacterized protein LOC107843696 isoform X1, with protein sequence MSGITLAMAPRSEPDETTSSARRERNQAVVGVMGPLRVIELQLVAFIMVFSASGLVPLLDLIFPALASAYLLVLSRFAFPSLGTTTSTSPSPEIFQGGRFFRIYVVAGTTIGLFLPLAYVLGGFARGDQHAVRSATPHLFLLSFQILTENIISGLPLFSPPVRALVPLLYTVRRIFILIDWIQDVWINKTLPANALFKDVTWYWFGKGLAVVNLAYFAVNLFGFLIPQFLPRAFERYFREKSEVNSKLAEDKHSQAMNRIKQTDKRTD encoded by the exons ATGTCAGGGATAACATTAGCAATGGCTCCTCGTTCGGAGCCAGATGAGACGACATCTTCTGCAAGAAGGGAACGAAATCAAGCTGTTGTGGGTGTAATGGGACCGCTTCGAGTCATCGAGCTACAATTAGTAGCTTTCATTATGGTTTTCTCAGCCAGTGGTCTTGTACCTTTACTTGATCTAATATTTCCAGCTCTGGCATCCGCATATCTTTTGGTTCTTTCGCGATTCGCCTTCCCATCACTTGGCACGACCACTTCTACTTCCCCTTCCCCGGAAATATTTCAGGGCGGTAGGTTTTTCCGTATTTACGTGGTTGCTGGGACTACTATTGGATTGTTCTTGCCATTGGCATATGTTTTAGGTGGATTTGCTAGGGGTGATCAACACGCGGTTCGCTCTGCCACGCCTCACTTGTTCTTGCTATCTTTTCAAATTCTAACTGAGAATATTATAAGTGGATTGCCCCTCTTTTCTCCTCCGGTTCGAGCTCTGGTTCCCCTACTTTATACAGTTCGGAGGATCTTTATCTTGATCGATTGGATACAAGATGTGTGGATCAACAAGACTTTGCCCGCGAATGCACTATTCAAG GATGTTACATGGTATTGGTTTGGGAAGGGACTAGCAGTGGTTAATCTGGCTTATTTTGCAGTCAATTTGTTTGGTTTCTTGATTCCACAATTTCTTCCACGGGCTTTTGAAAGGTACTTCAGGGAGAAGAGTGAGGTTAATTCAAAGTTGGCTGAAGATAAGCACTCACAAGCTATGAACAGGATAAAGCAAACAGACAAAAGGACAGATTAA
- the LOC107843696 gene encoding uncharacterized protein LOC107843696 isoform X2, with protein sequence MSGITLAMAPRSEPDETTSSARRERNQAVVGVMGPLRVIELQLVAFIMVFSASGLVPLLDLIFPALASAYLLVLSRFAFPSLGTTTSTSPSPEIFQGGRFFRIYVVAGTTIGLFLPLAYVLGGFARGDQHAVRSATPHLFLLSFQILTENIISGLPLFSPPVRALVPLLYTVRRIFILIDWIQDVWINKTLPANALFKLVAVVGVKLEGQRVNPSEVC encoded by the exons ATGTCAGGGATAACATTAGCAATGGCTCCTCGTTCGGAGCCAGATGAGACGACATCTTCTGCAAGAAGGGAACGAAATCAAGCTGTTGTGGGTGTAATGGGACCGCTTCGAGTCATCGAGCTACAATTAGTAGCTTTCATTATGGTTTTCTCAGCCAGTGGTCTTGTACCTTTACTTGATCTAATATTTCCAGCTCTGGCATCCGCATATCTTTTGGTTCTTTCGCGATTCGCCTTCCCATCACTTGGCACGACCACTTCTACTTCCCCTTCCCCGGAAATATTTCAGGGCGGTAGGTTTTTCCGTATTTACGTGGTTGCTGGGACTACTATTGGATTGTTCTTGCCATTGGCATATGTTTTAGGTGGATTTGCTAGGGGTGATCAACACGCGGTTCGCTCTGCCACGCCTCACTTGTTCTTGCTATCTTTTCAAATTCTAACTGAGAATATTATAAGTGGATTGCCCCTCTTTTCTCCTCCGGTTCGAGCTCTGGTTCCCCTACTTTATACAGTTCGGAGGATCTTTATCTTGATCGATTGGATACAAGATGTGTGGATCAACAAGACTTTGCCCGCGAATGCACTATTCAAG CTTGTGGCCGTTGTTGGGGTTAAATTAGAAGGTCAAAGAGTTAACCCGTCCGAAGTGTGCTAG